The proteins below come from a single Deltaproteobacteria bacterium GWA2_45_12 genomic window:
- a CDS encoding 2-oxoglutarate ferredoxin oxidoreductase subunit alpha: protein MNPTPTNKHLEEKDEVVIRLCGDSGDGMQITGNRFTETSAVLGNDLATFPDYPAEIRAPAGSLFGVSGFQIHFSSKEIRTAGDAPDVLVAMNPAALKTNLKDLKKKGMLILNLNAFTEDNLKLANYSSNPLEDGSLNDYELYKVPMTLLTEEALKDSGLTKKDMARCKNFFALGLMYWLYQRPLDITLDWIDKKFKSKPEIVDANKKVLKSGYYFGETTEIFKCCYKVSKAKLTPGTYRNITGNEATALGFIAASQLANKPLIYCSYPITPASDILHELSRHKNFDIKTCQAEDEIAAMGMALGVAFAGGLGLTGTSGPGLALKSEALSLAIMMELPLVVINVQRGGPSTGLPTKTEQADLFQALYGRHGEAPLAVIAPATPAECFSLAIEAVRLSIQYMTPVIFLSDGYLANGAEPWNIPPLASLNPIVIKHPTQADKFQPYLREPETLARPWAIPGTPGLEHRIGGIEKQDITGNISYDPVNHEHMVHLRAEKIGRIAQSIPLAQVFGKESGDVLVIGWGGTFGAITTAVETLQREGLSISSLHLRFLNPFPANLGDVLSRFKKIIVAELNTGQLAQVLRGQFTVDIKSLTKIQGRPFNVKEVVDGIRTILNEGNNQWKLKKAVSN, encoded by the coding sequence ATGAATCCAACTCCTACAAATAAACATTTGGAAGAAAAAGATGAGGTCGTCATTCGTTTATGTGGCGACTCCGGTGACGGTATGCAAATAACCGGCAACCGTTTCACTGAAACATCCGCCGTCCTGGGAAACGATTTAGCCACTTTCCCCGACTATCCTGCTGAAATCAGGGCTCCTGCAGGGAGCCTGTTCGGTGTTTCCGGCTTTCAAATCCACTTTTCCTCCAAAGAAATTCGTACCGCAGGGGATGCCCCCGATGTCTTGGTGGCCATGAATCCCGCCGCCCTCAAAACAAACTTAAAAGATCTTAAAAAAAAGGGGATGCTCATCCTTAATTTGAATGCCTTCACTGAAGATAATTTAAAGCTGGCCAATTATTCGTCCAACCCACTCGAAGACGGCAGCTTGAACGATTACGAACTCTATAAAGTCCCCATGACCTTGCTTACTGAAGAAGCACTTAAAGACTCCGGCCTTACCAAAAAAGACATGGCTCGTTGCAAAAATTTCTTTGCCCTGGGGCTTATGTATTGGCTCTATCAACGCCCCTTGGACATCACCCTGGATTGGATTGACAAAAAATTCAAATCAAAACCCGAAATCGTCGATGCCAATAAAAAAGTTCTGAAAAGTGGTTATTATTTTGGCGAAACCACAGAAATTTTTAAATGTTGCTATAAAGTCTCCAAAGCCAAACTCACTCCAGGCACTTATCGCAATATCACCGGGAACGAAGCCACAGCTCTTGGGTTTATTGCCGCTTCTCAACTGGCCAACAAACCCCTTATCTATTGTAGTTATCCCATTACACCCGCTTCCGATATTTTACATGAACTCTCCCGTCATAAAAATTTTGATATCAAAACATGCCAGGCCGAAGATGAAATTGCCGCCATGGGCATGGCCTTGGGCGTTGCCTTTGCCGGGGGTTTGGGCCTTACCGGCACAAGTGGCCCGGGGCTTGCCTTAAAAAGTGAAGCCTTAAGTTTGGCCATTATGATGGAACTTCCCCTTGTGGTCATTAATGTTCAACGGGGGGGGCCATCAACGGGGCTTCCAACCAAAACCGAACAAGCCGATCTGTTTCAGGCCCTTTATGGAAGACATGGCGAAGCTCCCTTGGCGGTTATTGCACCAGCAACACCGGCCGAATGTTTTAGCTTGGCCATCGAAGCCGTTCGTCTATCCATTCAATACATGACCCCCGTTATTTTCCTTTCCGATGGCTATCTGGCCAATGGTGCTGAACCCTGGAATATTCCTCCCCTGGCTTCCCTTAATCCCATTGTGATTAAACACCCCACTCAGGCAGACAAATTTCAACCCTACCTCCGCGAGCCGGAAACCCTCGCACGTCCTTGGGCCATTCCCGGTACTCCCGGCTTGGAACACAGAATCGGCGGCATTGAAAAGCAGGATATCACCGGGAATATCAGTTATGATCCTGTCAATCACGAGCACATGGTGCACTTACGTGCCGAAAAAATTGGGCGTATCGCTCAAAGCATTCCTTTAGCCCAGGTTTTTGGAAAAGAATCCGGTGACGTTCTTGTCATCGGTTGGGGGGGGACCTTTGGGGCCATTACCACCGCAGTGGAAACTCTTCAAAGAGAGGGCCTATCTATTTCAAGCCTTCATTTGCGCTTTTTAAATCCTTTCCCCGCCAATCTCGGGGATGTTCTCTCAAGGTTTAAAAAAATCATCGTGGCCGAACTCAATACGGGACAGCTAGCCCAGGTATTACGTGGTCAATTCACCGTTGATATAAAATCACTTACCAAAATTCAGGGAAGACCGTTTAATGTGAAGGAAGTTGTCGACGGGATTCGTACCATTCTCAACGAAGGAAACAATCAATGGAAACTCAAAAAAGCAGTGTCCAACTAA
- a CDS encoding 5-formyltetrahydrofolate cyclo-ligase, with the protein MTKDQLRKKILEERLALSLERVHSLSLTIQEKIVLLPLWKKAQRVGLYSPVKNEVETRFLFTKALEEAKNVYFPRVEQGVQYYEVNDPADLQKGAWGVLEPKHGCVTLPPNTRLDLVIIPGIGFSSQGFRLGYGRGFYDRFLTSFTGATMGLAYEFQMIPSIPIDLWDCRLQYVMTEKKEYVF; encoded by the coding sequence ATGACCAAAGACCAACTCAGGAAGAAAATTCTCGAAGAAAGACTGGCCTTAAGCCTTGAGCGGGTTCACAGCCTCAGTTTGACTATCCAGGAAAAAATTGTATTGCTTCCCTTGTGGAAAAAGGCCCAGCGCGTGGGGCTTTATTCTCCTGTTAAAAATGAGGTCGAAACGCGTTTCCTGTTTACCAAGGCGCTGGAAGAAGCCAAAAATGTCTATTTCCCCCGTGTGGAACAAGGAGTTCAATATTATGAAGTTAATGACCCTGCTGATTTACAAAAAGGAGCGTGGGGGGTTTTGGAACCCAAACATGGTTGTGTGACTTTGCCTCCCAATACCCGTTTGGATTTGGTGATCATTCCCGGTATCGGGTTTAGTTCGCAAGGATTTCGTCTGGGTTATGGCCGGGGTTTTTATGACCGTTTTTTGACTTCATTTACAGGGGCCACCATGGGCCTGGCTTATGAATTTCAAATGATCCCAAGCATCCCCATTGATTTGTGGGATTGCCGATTGCAATATGTGATGACTGAAAAGAAGGAATATGTTTTTTGA
- a CDS encoding 2-oxoacid:ferredoxin oxidoreductase subunit beta, protein METQKSSVQLTKKDFTSDQDVRWCPGCGDYAILAFMQRVLPTLGIPREKFVFVSGIGCSSRFPYYMNTYGMHTIHGRAPAIATGIKVANPDLQVWVVTGDGDGLSIGGNHLIHALRRNVDLKILLFNNRIYGLTKGQYSPTSEQGKKTKSTPHGSVDYPLNPLSIALASEATFVARSVDSNAKHLTEVLTRMAHHKGSAFVEILQNCIVFNDGAFDDATNPEVRDDNVLILKHGNPMIFGKTKNKGIKQNGMNLEVVTLGENGITEKDLVVHDEFLPTSSLAYVLAQMERPTAPIPMGIFRSIQKPTYETMIHQQVERAHSKGKGNLEKLIHGENTWVVN, encoded by the coding sequence ATGGAAACTCAAAAAAGCAGTGTCCAACTAACCAAAAAAGATTTCACCTCTGATCAGGATGTGCGTTGGTGCCCCGGTTGCGGTGACTATGCCATCTTGGCTTTCATGCAACGCGTTCTACCAACCTTGGGTATTCCTCGCGAAAAGTTTGTGTTTGTTTCAGGCATTGGTTGTTCCAGCCGCTTTCCATATTATATGAACACCTATGGCATGCACACCATTCATGGTCGTGCCCCTGCCATTGCCACAGGCATCAAGGTGGCCAACCCCGATCTGCAGGTGTGGGTTGTCACAGGGGATGGGGATGGCCTTTCCATTGGTGGAAACCACCTCATTCATGCGCTCCGTCGGAATGTAGACTTGAAAATTCTCTTGTTTAACAACCGCATTTATGGGCTGACCAAAGGGCAATATTCCCCCACCTCCGAGCAGGGGAAAAAGACAAAGTCGACTCCCCATGGGTCGGTGGACTATCCCTTAAATCCCCTTTCCATTGCTTTGGCTTCAGAAGCCACTTTTGTTGCCCGTTCGGTTGATTCCAATGCAAAACACTTAACTGAAGTTTTAACACGCATGGCCCATCACAAAGGAAGTGCGTTTGTTGAAATTCTTCAAAACTGTATTGTTTTTAATGATGGCGCTTTTGACGATGCCACAAACCCTGAAGTCCGCGATGACAATGTCTTGATCCTTAAACACGGCAACCCAATGATCTTTGGAAAAACCAAAAACAAGGGCATCAAACAAAATGGGATGAATTTGGAAGTGGTCACCCTTGGTGAAAACGGCATTACCGAAAAAGATCTTGTCGTGCATGATGAATTTTTACCCACTTCCTCGTTGGCCTATGTTCTTGCCCAAATGGAAAGACCCACCGCCCCCATCCCCATGGGGATATTCCGGTCCATCCAAAAACCCACTTACGAGACAATGATCCATCAACAAGTCGAACGGGCCCATTCAAAAGGAAAGGGAAACCTGGAAAAACTTATCCATGGTGAAAATACGTGGGTGGTGAATTGA
- a CDS encoding tyrosine--tRNA ligase has translation MNIGREIMSISVEKQLEVIKRGVVELIEEEGLIEKLKLGKPLRVKAGFDPTAPDLHLGHTVLLHKLRQFQELGHQVVFLIGDFTATIGDPTGRSETRPGLSKEEVQKNSKTYQDQVFKILDRAKTEVRFNSEWFDKMSSMELTMLGSKQTVARMLERDDFKKRFKAGHDISILEFYYPLFQAHDSVVLKADVELGGTDQKFNLLMGRTIQKRSGQSPQIVLTMPLLVGTDGVQKMSKSYNNYIGIKESPKDIFGKVMSITDDLMWCYYELLSSKSLQEIQGMKQAVTSGGLHPKKVKTDLAKEIVARFHSRSEADKAEEEFAKVFSKHGLPSDIEEVTLPVSSEPRGLQTLLTELSLTPSNSEARRLVTQGGVSVNEKKISDPMMKLECKGEYLLQVGKRKFKRVFFK, from the coding sequence ATGAATATTGGGAGAGAAATTATGTCCATTTCTGTTGAAAAACAATTAGAGGTTATTAAACGGGGAGTCGTTGAGCTTATTGAAGAAGAAGGGCTTATCGAAAAGCTTAAACTGGGGAAGCCCTTGCGTGTAAAAGCGGGCTTTGATCCAACAGCGCCCGATTTGCATTTGGGGCATACGGTGCTTTTGCATAAACTGCGGCAATTTCAGGAGCTGGGGCATCAGGTTGTTTTTCTGATCGGTGATTTTACGGCAACCATTGGGGATCCGACGGGGCGTTCTGAAACAAGGCCCGGATTGTCGAAAGAGGAAGTTCAGAAGAATTCTAAAACGTATCAAGATCAGGTTTTTAAGATTCTTGATCGGGCCAAAACCGAGGTGCGTTTCAACAGTGAATGGTTTGACAAAATGTCTTCCATGGAATTGACCATGCTTGGTTCCAAACAAACGGTGGCTCGCATGCTGGAACGGGATGATTTCAAAAAAAGATTCAAGGCGGGGCATGATATCTCCATTCTCGAATTTTACTATCCGCTCTTTCAAGCCCATGACTCGGTGGTACTCAAGGCAGATGTAGAATTGGGAGGGACGGACCAAAAATTTAACCTTCTCATGGGCCGTACCATTCAGAAAAGATCCGGCCAATCCCCGCAAATCGTTTTGACCATGCCGCTTCTTGTAGGCACTGACGGTGTGCAAAAGATGAGCAAGTCCTACAACAATTACATCGGCATCAAAGAATCGCCGAAAGATATTTTTGGCAAGGTCATGTCCATCACCGATGATCTGATGTGGTGCTATTATGAGTTGCTTAGCTCAAAGTCTTTGCAGGAAATACAGGGAATGAAACAGGCTGTAACCAGTGGGGGGCTTCATCCAAAAAAAGTAAAAACCGATTTGGCCAAAGAGATCGTGGCCCGTTTTCATAGCCGGTCCGAAGCTGATAAAGCGGAAGAGGAATTTGCCAAGGTTTTTTCTAAGCACGGGTTGCCTTCGGATATCGAAGAGGTGACTCTGCCCGTCTCTTCTGAGCCCAGGGGGCTTCAGACTCTTTTGACGGAACTTTCTCTTACCCCAAGCAATAGCGAAGCGCGACGCCTTGTCACCCAAGGGGGGGTGTCAGTCAACGAAAAGAAAATTTCCGATCCCATGATGAAGCTTGAATGCAAGGGCGAGTATCTTTTGCAGGTGGGGAAGAGGAAGTTTAAGAGGGTTTTTTTTAAATGA